In Etheostoma cragini isolate CJK2018 chromosome 9, CSU_Ecrag_1.0, whole genome shotgun sequence, the following are encoded in one genomic region:
- the fryl gene encoding protein furry homolog-like isoform X14 — MEFLKSLVPSVISGEGPIEHGGVLPRETGPRLLRMKRLGLLAMGQTIEEVPVNPMIQVVPGIRPCKHASRNQTSLKGNIRHIRQFSFFHHARGGRGHNASAPVSSSVSRRRAPSSVTPLSWEKHNVAVMSSITIDPELKPGEFVIKSLFAEFAVLAEKKIEMVMAEPLEKPLSRSLQRGEDAQFDQLISSMSSIAEHCLPSLLRTLFDWYRRQSGTEDESYEYRPRSSTKSKGDEQHRDKDYLLERRDLAIDFIFCLVSVEVLKQIPLHPVPDVLVHEVLNLAFKHFKHKEGYCGPNTGNVHIIADLYAEVIGVLTQSKFQAVRKKFITELKELRQKEQSPYVVQSIISLIMGMKFFRVKMYPVEDFEASFQFMQECAQYFLEVKDKDIKHALAGLFVEILIPVAAAVKNEVNVPCLKNFVEMLYQTTFDLSSRKKHSLALYPLVTCLLCVSQKQFFLNNWHIFLQNCLSHLKMPSNNSIRKQIETLQNKDPKMSRVALESLYRLLWVYIIRIKCESNTVTQSRLLSIVSALFPKGSRSVVPRDTPLNIFVKIIQFIAQERLDFAMKEIIYDLLCVGKSHKTFAINPERMNIGLRAFLVIADSLQQKDGEPPMPTTGIIMPSGNTLRVKKIFLNTTLTDEEAKVIGMSLYYPQVRKALDNILRHLDKEVGRSMSMTNVQMSNKEPEDMITGERKPKIDLFRTCVAAIPRLIPDGMSRQDLIELLAKLTIHMDEELRGLAFTTLQALMVDFPEWREDVLSGFAYFIVREVTDVHPTLLDNAVKMLLQLISQWRQAVQSSNKSHDAQGSSSGRSVSLERTPLLGVLHVVEGLALVVLCSCRPATRRLAVNVLKEVRALHTALGIGKGDEELAIDVMDRLSASVLESFIHLTGADQSNLLYCPSGIDLQTLAEWSSSPISHQFDVVSPSHIWVFAHVTQGQDPWVISFSSYLRQEHLPKHCPTALNYAWMFAYTRLQLLSPQVDINSPINAKKLNSLNSSDSYVGLWRNYLILCCSSASSSSSSSSSICSSSSTSGSVRCSPPETLASTPDSGYSYDSKIVGTPSPSSLFKHIVPMMRSESMDITESLVLGLGRTNPVAFRELIEELNPIIKEALERRPENMKRRRRRDILRVQLVRIFELLADAGVISQIASGGLDGESHSLNSTLLEYVDLTRQLLEAENDKDSDTLKDIRCHFSALVANIIQNVPVHQRRTIFPQQSLRHSLFMLFSHWAGPFSIMFTPLDRYSDRNMQINRHQYCALKAMSAVLCCGPVADNVGLSSDGYLYKWLDNILDSQDKKVHQLGCEAVMLLLELNPDQSNLMFWAVDRCYTGSRRVAAGCFRAIANVFHNRDYQFDTVVLLNLILFKAADSSRDIYEVAMQLLQILEPKLFRYAHKLEIQRTDGILTPPSPLPHLYSVSYYQLSEELATTYPELTLPIFSEVSQRIQTAHPGGRQVMLHYLLPWMNNVELVDFKPTVRRPEDCGSGEDDEDVHEREVMMVNSRRWLRGEGWGSPRATTMVLNNLMFMTAKYGDEFAWSEIENVWTTLADSWPKNLKIILHFLISMSGVSSDPSLLPYVKRVVVYLGRDKTMQLLEELMCELELTDPVSSAVTHMDNPPYYRITSSFKIPSVTSGTTSSSNTMVPGNDGHHDTKIKDSNMEDSYTHLDIYSGLNSNLNRQHHRLESRYSSSSGGSYEEEKSDSMPLYANWRLKVMDHNRPEPLPFPPTGGCWSPLVDYLPETNAPGVPLHRCNIAVILLTNLIVDHGVKVEWSAYLHLLLHAIFIGFDHQHPEVYEHCKRLLLHLLVVQAGNSSVQSVAMVLLRNRDYNEPRVLTVKPVAPEINLTGVQEFLPDCQQSPMKDSGLSSSSTSSSISLGPGGAALSHLSPTLLREVDATVEQDEKVKALIEFITSRKRGPLWNHEDVSPKNPNIKSAEQLSVFVRHVVTVFKHSPSGFQLESLLSEVALQTALSCSSRHYAGRSFQIFRALKQPLTLATLSDILSRLVETIGDPGEEAQGFVIELLLTLESGIDTLADTVKNYDLLTALAQTSACNPLLGPKFAANRKSTGQLNLNSGGLFHNAHTRSNSLRASLMGERKVDRRRSNTLDIADRLGGSHGNLARTRSLSSLGGGGGPGGEAIPPVDPSNLMATVFWIAASLLESDYEFEYLLALRLLNKLLGQLPLDRVDSREHLEKVQAKLKWYSFPGLLQLFLKGFTSASTQELTIHLLSKLISVSRHTLVDPSQVAGFPLNILCLLPHLIQHFDSPSPFCKETADKIAKVCTEEKSATLSNLAHMMSLYSTHSYSRDCTNWINVVCRYLHDAFAEITLNLVTYLAEWLENCRKTFGDKDSSQQPNTHAQQMENLAELELCRRLYKLHFQLLLLFQAYCKLISRVDVLKREAEVTNMSEELTILESCLKEAETGNDGQEDVCMSDTSQTNTETAIQSLVETLRARDFSSALTQVKLFRSLWPNDIFGNETDNAVQTLLHIYFRHQTLGQTGCLAVVGPSRDLSQASTRLMELNLQIHEALSQAQTCHPLTTMVSTGL, encoded by the exons ATGGAGTTTCTGAAGAGCCTGGTTCCGTCTGTCATCTCAGGGGAGGGGCCCATTGAACATGGGGGAGTCTTGCCCAGGGAGACAGGTCCACGGCTCCTTCGTATGAAAAGACTGGGCCTGCTAGCCATGGGACAGACCATTGAGGAAGTCCCTGTAAATCCGATGATACAGGTAGTTCCTGGGATCCGCCCCTGCAAGCATGCCAGCAGGAACCAAACCAGCCTCAAAG GAAACATCCGTCATATTAGACAATTCTCCTTTTTTCATCATGCTCGTGGTGGCAGGGGTCACAATG CTTCTGCACCAGTCAGCAGCAGCGTGAGTAGACGCCGTGCCCCCTCCTCGGTGACTCCCCTCTCGTGGGAGAAACACAACGTTGCCGTCATGTCGAGCATCACCATTGACCCCGAGCTCAAGCCCGGGGAGTTTGTCATCAAGAGTCTATTTGCTGAGTTTGCTGTGCTGGCTGAGAAGAAGATCGAGATGGTGATGGCTGAGCCACTG GAGAAACCTCTGTCCCGATCCCTCCAGAGAGGGGAAGATGCACAATTTGACCAG ttAATAAGCTCTATGAGCTCAATAGCAGAACACTGTTTGCCCTCCCTGCTGCGCACACTGTTTGACTGGTACCGGCGGCAGAGTGGCACTGAAGACGAGTCTTATGAGTACAGGCCTCGCTCTAGTACTAAGTCCAAAGG AGATGAACAGCACCGGGATAAAGATTACCTGCTGGAACGGAGGGACTTAGCCAtagatttcattttttgtttggtttcagtGGAAGTTCTAAAACAG ATTCCTCTTCATCCAGTGCCAGATGTTCTAGTACACGAAGTTCTAAACCTGGCATTCAAGCACTTTAAACACAAAGAGGG GTACTGTGGCCCCAACACTGGCAATGTACACATCATTGCAGACCTGTATGCTGAGGTCATTGGAGTCCTTACACAGTCAAA gtTTCAGGCAGTGAGGAAGAAGTTCATCACAGAACTGAAGGAGCTCAGGCAAAAAGAGCAGAGTCCCTATGTAGTCCAGAGCATCATCAGTCTCATCATGGGAATGAAGTTCTTCCGGGTGAAAATGTATCCTGTGGAGGATTTTGAGGCTTCTTTTCAGTTCATGCAg GAGTGTGCACAGTATTTTCTGGAAGTCAAGGATAAGGACATAAAGCATGCTCTAGCTGGCCTTTTTGTTGAGATCCTCATCCCTGTTGCAGCT GCGGTGAAAAACGAAGTCAATGTGCCATGCCTGAAGAACTTTGTGGAGATGCTGTACCAGACAACATTTGACCTTAGTTCCAGAAAGAAGCACTCTTTG GCTCTGTATCCCCTGGTGACATGCTTGCTGTGTGTTAGTCAGAAGCAGTTCTTCCTCAACAACTGGCACATCTTCCTCCAGAACTGCCTCTCACACCTAAAG ATGCCGTCTAACAACAGCATCCGAAAGCAGATTGAGACGCTGCAG AACAAAGACCCTAAAATGTCCCGTGTGGCGCTAGAGTCACTCTACAGACTGCTATGGGTCTACATCATCAGGATCAAGTGTGAGAGTAATACCGTCACACAGAG TCGACTACTCAGCATTGTTTCAGCACTTTTCCCCAAAGGCTCCCGGAGTGTGGTGCCTAGGGACACACCCCTCAACATCTTTGTCAAGATCATCCAGTTCATAGCTCAG GAAAGACTGGACTTTGCTATGAAGGAGATAATCTATGACCTCCTGTGTGTGGGCAAGTCTCACAAAACCTTTGCCATCAATCCAGAG AGGATGAATATCGGTTTGCGAGCCTTCTTGGTGATTGCCGACAGCCTACAGCAGAAAGATGGGGAGCCTCCTATGCCTACAACTGGGATCATCATGCCCTCTGGCAACACCCTGCGTGTCAAAAAGATCTTCCTCAATACCACTCTTACTGATGAAGAAGCTAAGGTCATAG GCATGTCACTGTACTACCCACAAGTAAGAAAGGCCTTGGACAACATCCTGCGACACCTGGATAAGGAAGTGGGACGCTCCATGAGCATGACCAATGTACAGATGTCCAACAAGGAGCCTGAGGACATGATTAC GGGAGAGAGGAAGCCGAAGATCGATCTTTTCCGTACGTGTGTGGCCGCCATCCCAAGACTGATACCAGATGGCATGAGCAGACAAGACCTAATAGAGCTCCTAGCCAA ACTGACCATCCACATGGATGAGGAGCTACGTGGCCTTGCTTTTACTACTCTCCAGGCCCTGATGGTTGATTTCCCTGAGTGGCGTGAGGATGTTCTCTCGGGCTTTGCCTACTTCATTGTCCGAGAGGTGACTGATGTCCACCCCACTTTGTTGGACAACGCTGTCAAGATGCTACTGCAGCTCATCAGCCAATGGAGGCAGGCAGTGCAGAGTAGCAACAAGAGCCACGATGCACAG GGTTCAAGCAGCGGTCGTTCTGTGTCCCTGGAACGTACTCCTCTGTTAGGGGTGCTGCATGTAGTGGAGGGTTTAGCATTGGTTGTGCTTTGTAGCTGCCGCCCTGCCACACGCAGGTTGGCTGTTAACGTCCTCAAGGAGGTCCGGGCGCTGCACACTGCACTGGGCATTGGCAAG GGTGATGAGGAATTGGCCATTGATGTAATGGACAGATTAAGTGCATCTGTGTTGGAGAGCTTTATTCATCTCACAGGAGCTGACCAG aGCAACCTGCTGTACTGTCCCAGTGGGATTGATCTTCAGACGCTAGCAGAGTGGAGTTCATCTCCCATTAGCCACCAATTTGATGTGGTAAGCCCCTCGCACATCTGGGTGTTTGCCCATGTTACTCAGGGCCAGGACCCCTGGGTCATCAGCTTCTCCAGCTACCTGCGGCAGGAGCACCTGCCCAAACATTGTCCCACTGCCCTCAACTATGCCTGGATGTTTGCCTACACCCGCTTGCAACTACTGTCTCCACAAGTTGACATCAA CAGCCCCATCAATGCCAAGAAATTGAACAGTCTAAACAGCAGTGACTCCTACGTCGGCCTTTGGAGGAACTACCTGATTCTGTGCTGCAGCTCGGCCTCCTCgtcttcctcgtcctcctcctccatatGTTCGTCGTCCTCCACCTCTGGCTCCGTCCGCTGCTCCCCGCCTGAGACGCTGGCGTCCACGCCGGACAGCGGCTACAGTTATGATTCAAAG ATTGTCGGTACTCCGTCCCCCTCCTCTCTGTTCAAACACATTGTTCCAATGATGCGCTCTGAGAGCATGGACATCACAGAGTCTCTTGTGTTGGGGCTTGGCAGGACCAACCCTGTGGCCTTCAG AGAGTTGATAGAGGAGCTAAATCCCATCATAAAAGAAGCTCTAGAAAGAAGACCTGAA AACATGAAGCGGCGCAGGCGTCGTGACATCCTCAGGGTCCAGCTAGTCCGGATATTTGAGCTGCTGGCTGATGCTGGTGTCATTAGTCAGAT AGCAAGTGGAGGGTTAGATGGAGAGAGCCACTCTCTGAACAGTACGCTGCTTGAGTATGTTGATCTGACCAGGCAGTTGCTTGAGGCTGAAAATGACAAGGACTCTGACACACTGAAGGACATTCGCTGTCACTTTAGTGCACTTGTAGCCAATATCATTCAGAATGTCCCAG TACACCAGAGGAGGACCATCTTCCCCCAGCAATCGCTGAGACACAGTCTGTTCATGCTGTTCAGTCACTGGGCTGGGCCGTTCAGCATTATGTTCACTCCCCTGGACCGTTACAGTGACAGAAATATGCAGATCAACCGACATCAGTACTGTGCACTAAag GCCATGTCTGCAGTGTTGTGTTGTGGACCTGTGGCTGACAATGTTGGCCTTTCCTCTGATGGCTACCTCTACAAGTGGCTGGACAACATCCTGGATTCTCAGGACAAGAAG GTTCACCAGCTGGGTTGCGAGGCCGTGATGCTGCTCCTGGAGCTGAATCCAGACCAGAGCAACCTCATGTTTTGGGCTGTGGACCGCTGCTACACCGGTTCTCGTCGCGTGGCTGCCGGTTGCTTCAGGGCCATCGCCAATGTCTTTCACAACAG GGATTATCAATTTGACACTGTGGTGCTGCTGAACCTGATTTTGTTCAAGGCAGCTGATTCTTCCAGAGACATCTATGAGGTAGCCATGCAGCTTTTACAG ATCCTGGAACCCAAGCTCTTCCGTTACGCTCACAAATTGGAGATCCAGCGAACGGATGGAATCTTGACCCCTCCCTCACCGCTGCCACACCTCTACTCCGTGTCTTACTACCAGCTGTCTGAGGAGCTTGCAACGACTTACCCAGAGCTCACTCTGCCCATCTTCTCAG AGGTGAGCCAGCGTATCCAGACAGCGCATCCCGGTGGTCGTCAAGTCATGTTGCACTATCTTCTGCCTTGGATGAACAACGTGGAGCTGGTTGATTTCAAACCAACTGTACGGCGCCCCGAAGATTGCGGCAGTGGTGAGGATGACGAGGATGTACATGAACGGGAGGTCATGATGGTCAACAGCCGCCGCTGGCTCCGCGGAGAGGGGTGGGGCTCCCCTCGTGCAACAACCATGGTGCTAAACAATCTCATGTTCATGACCGCTAAG tatgggGATGAGTTTGCTTGGTCCGAGATAGAGAATGTATGGACCACATTAGCAGATAGCTGGCCAAAGAACCTCAAAATCATTCTGCACTTCCTCATTAGTATGTCAGGAGTCAGCAGTGACCCCAGCCTGTTGCCCTAT GTGAAACGGGTTGTGGTTTACTTGGGCAGAGATAAGACTATGCAGCTGCTGGAGGAGTTGATGTGTGAACTTGAGTTGACTGATCCTGTTAGCTCAGCTGTCACTCACATGGACAACCCCCCATATTACCGCATCACCTCAAGTTTCAAGATCCCCTCAGTCACCTCAG GAACAACCTCCAGCAGCAATACCATGGTGCCAGGAAACGATGGTCATCATGACACCAAGATCAAAGACTCTAACATGGAAGACAG TTACACCCACCTGGACATCTACAGTGGGCTGAACAGTAACCTGAACCGTCAGCACCACCGTCTGGAATCTCGTTACAGCAGCAGCTCCGGAGGCTCCTATGAAGAAGAGAAGA GTGACTCCATGCCACTTTATGCTAACTGGCGTTTGAAAGTGATGGATCACAACCGGCCAGAGCCCCTCCCCTTTCCACCTACAGGAGGCTGTTGGTCTCCTCTTGTGGACTACCTGCCAGAGACAAATGCCCCTGGTGTACCGCTCCACAG ATGTAACATTGCAGTCATCCTACTAACAAACCTAATTGTGGACCATGGGGTCAAAGTGGAGTGGAGTGCCTACCTGCACCTCTTACTTCATGCAATTTTTATAG GGTTTGATCACCAGCACCCAGAAGTGTACGAGCACTGCAAACGTCTTCTGCTTCACCTGCTCGTTGTCCAGGCAGGAAATAGCAGCGTTCAATCTGTGGCTATGGTGCTGTTACGCAACAGAGACTACAATGAACCGAGGGTCCTGACTGTGAAGCCGGTAGCTCCAGAGATCAACCTCACAG GAGTGCAGGAGTTTTTGCCAGATTGTCAGCAATCACCTATGAAAGACTCCGGCCTCAGCTCAAGTTCAACTTCCTCCAGTATAAGTCTTGGGCCAGGGGGAGCTGCTCTGTCCCACCTCTCCCCCACACTCCTCCGTGAGGTAGATGCCACTGTTGAACAGGACGAGAAAGTCAAAGCTCTCATTGAGTTTATTACCTCAAG AAAGCGGGGCCCACTCTGGAACCACGAGGATGTGTCACCCAAAAACCCCAACATTAAGAGCGCTGAGCAGCTGAGTGTTTTTGTCAGACATGTAGTGACTGTCTTCAAACATTCCCCGTCAG GTTTCCAGCTCGAGTCTTTGCTGAGTGAAGTTGCACTACAAACAGCTCTGTCTTGCTCTTCTCGTCACTACGCTGGCCGCTCATTCCAGATTTTCAGGGCACTCAAGCAACCCCTGACTCTTGCCACACTGTCTGACATTCTGTCTCGGCTGGTAGAGACTATAGGGGACCCAGGAGAGGAGGCTCAG GGCTTTGTCATTGAACTACTCTTAACACTGGAGTCGGGCATTGACACGTTAGCAGACACAGTCAAAAACTATGACCTCCTCACTGCCTTGGCACA AACTTCTGCCTGCAATCCCTTGTTGGGGCCTAAGTTTGCTGCCAACAGGAAAAGCACAGGCCAGCTAAACCTGAACAGCGGTGGTCTGTTCCATAATGCTCATACTCGCAGCAACTCTCTTCGTGCCAGCCTGATGGGTGAGAGAAAAGTCGACAGACGTAGGAGCAACACCCTAGACATAGCTGACCGACTTGGTGGTAGCCACGGAAACCTGGCCCGCACACGGAGCTTATCATCGCTAGGTGGGGGAGGGGGTCCAGGAGGGGAAGCCATCCCCCCCGTGGACCCTTCAAATCTGATGGCCACTGTATTCTGGATTGCCGCTTCTCTGCTGGAGTCTGACTACGAATTTGAGTATCTGCTGGCCCTGCGGCTCCTTAACAAGCTGCTGGGCCAGCTGCCTCTGGACCGGGTGGACAGCAGGGAACATCTGGAGAAGGTCCAGGCCAAGCTGAAGTGGTACAGCTTCCCTGGCTTGCTGCAGCTCTTCCTGAAAGGCTTCACCTCTGCTTCCACTCAGGAGCTCACCATCCACCTGCTGAGCAAGCTCATCAGTGTCTCCAGACATACATTGGTGGACCCTTCTCAAGTGGCAG GTTTTCCTTTGAACATCCTTTGCCTCCTACCACATCTCATCCAGCACTTTGACAGCCCCTCTCCGTTCTGTAAGGAGACAGCTGATAAGATAGCCAAGGTGTGCACAGAGGAGAAGTCAGCCACACTCTCCAACCTGGCCCACATGATGAGCTTGTACAGCACACACAGCTATTCTCGCGACTGCACCAACTGGATCAACGTGGTCTGTCGCTATCTCCACGATGCCTTTGCAGAGATAACCCTGAACCTGGTCACTTACTTGGCCGAG